From the genome of Aspergillus fumigatus Af293 chromosome 1, whole genome shotgun sequence, one region includes:
- a CDS encoding snoRNA-binding rRNA-processing protein DIP2 produces MVKSYLKFEHSSTFGLVASGSSNAIWTRDDDLTGTVRRTGAGRAIVGAGEEVLCWDVKKGDLLGRWRDTSCKAQVTVITQSKADEDVFAVGYDDGSIRIWDSRTETVIISFNGHKSAVTQLAFDAAGVRVASGSKDTDIIVWDLLAEVGLFKLRGHTDQVTSLHFLNLSSELLHAAGLSEHAGFLLTTGKDSLIKIWDLSTQHCIETHVAQSNGECWSLGLSPDQSGCITAGNDGELKVWSIDESAMLEISREKVGSEGRKILTDRGTFYRNGKDRTIGISFHPRADYIGFHGSEKAIEIWRIRSATEVQKSLARKRKRRKEKEAQREGAVAEVDNEKVDDVSSAPVTEVFVPHVIVRTGGKVRSFDWIRTKTTGNLQLLASTTNNQLESYSVTTANKKKDDDGSDYNRNLAVDIPGHRTDIRSIALSSDDRMLASASNGSLKIWNVRTQSCLRTLECGYSLCSAFLPGDKIVVVGNKNGELEVFDIASSTLLDTIKAHDGPVWSLHVHPDGKSMVSGSADKSAKFWNFQVVQEEIPGTKRTTPRLKLVHTRTLKVADDILSLRFSPDARLLAVALLDNTVKVFFTDSLKLFLNLYGHKLPVLNMDISYDSKLIVTCSADKTVRLWGLDFGDCHKAFLAHEDSIMAVAFVPTNKEGNGHNFFSASKDRVIKYWDGDKFEHIQKLQGHHGEIWALTVSHSGEFIVSASHDKSIRIWQQTDEQLFLEEEREKELEEMYDNTLTASLEQDEDADGEKAEAVDAGKQTTETLMAGEKIMEALDLGMADLEVMRQWRAVKASQPNAAPPARNPLYMALGNISAEQHVLSVVQKVPAAALQDALLVLPFSKVPALFTFLNIWANRAWNIPLTCRVLFFMLKTHHRQIIASKMMRPMLDSIRSTLRRVLTRQKDEMGFNLSALQIIGQQVREASTKDYVDEETWEQEHPQVAGTGKKRAFVQIAS; encoded by the exons ATGGTGAAGTCATATTT GAAATTCGAGCATTCGAGTACGTTCGGGCTCGTTGCCTCGGGTTCGTCGAATGCGATTTGGACCCGAGACGATGATCTCACTGGTACTGTGCGTCGCACAGGTGCTGGAAGGGCCATTGTCGGTGCCGGTGAGGAGGTTCTCTGCTGGGATGTCAAAAAAGGCGACTTACTTGGACGGTGGCGTGACACATCCTGCAAGGCGCAGGTGACTGTGATCACTCAGAGTAAGGCCGATGAGGACGTTTTCGCTGTCGG GTACGATGATGGAAGTATTCGTATCTGGGACTCGAGAACAGAGACAGTGATCATTTCGTTCAACGGCCACAAATCGGCCGTCACTCAGCTCGCCTTCGATGCTGCCGGTGTGCGCGTCGCTAGCGGCTCGAAGGACACAGATATCATCGTGTGGGACTTGCTAGCGGAAGTTGGACTTTTCAAGCTGCGTGGACACACCGACCAAGTCACTTCGCTCCATTTTCTCAACCTGTCTTCCGAATTGCTACACGCCGCTGGACTGAGCGAACACGCGGGATTTCTGCTCACTACCGGCAAGGACTCCTTAATCAAGATCTGGGATCTGTCTACGCAGCACTGTATCGAGACACATGTGGCCCAATCGAACGGCGAGTGCTGGAGCTTGGGCCTCTCCCCCGACCAAAGCGGCTGCATCACTGCAGGAAACGATGGAGAACTCAAGGTTTGGTCGATTGATGAAAGCGCTATGCTCGAGATCTCGCGAGAGAAAGTTGGTTCTGAAGGGCGCAAAATTCTGACAGACAGAGGGACGTTTTATCGGAACGGCAAGGATCGAACGATTGGTATCAGCTTTCACCCGCGTGCTGACTATATCGGGTTCCACGGCTCGGAGAAGGCAATAGAAATTTGGCGCATTCGTTCAGCGACGGAGGTACAGAAGAGCTTGGCCAGGAAGCgtaagagaagaaaggagaaagaagccCAGCGGGAAGGGGCGGTGGCAGAAGTTGATAATGAGAAGGTCGACGATGTTTCGTCTGCGCCGGTCACTGAAGTCTTTGTTCCTCACGTCATTGTTCGCACTGGCGGCAAGGTCCGTTCCTTCGACTGGATTCGAACAAAAACTACGGGCAAcctccagcttctggctTCGACTACGAACAACCAGCTGGAATCGTACAGCGTCACCACTGCGAATAAAaagaaggatgatgatggctcCGACTACAATCGCAACCTGGCTGTTGACATCCCGGGTCACCGTACCGACATCAGATCTATTGCCCTGAGTTCCGACGACCGAATGCTGGCTTCTGCCTCCAACGGCAGCTTGAAGATTTGGAACGTTCGTACGCAGAGCTGTCTGCGTACATTGGAATGCGGCTATTCCCTGTGCTCTGCCTTTCTCCCTGGTGACAAGATCGTTGTAGTCGGTAATAAGAACGGCGAACTGGAAGTTTTTGACATTGCATCCTCGACTCTGCTGGATACGATCAAGGCGCACGATGGACCAGTCTGGTCTCTGCACGTCCATCCCGATGGCAAATCGATGGTCAGTGGTAGTGCTGACAAGTCCGCGAAGTTCTGGAACTTCCAGGTTGTCCAGGAAGAAATACCCGGCACCAAACGAACTACACCACGCCTCAAACTGGTACATACAAGAACCCTCAAAGTTGCGGATGACATTCTCAGTCTCCGCTTCTCACCTGACGCTCGGTTGCTTGCAGTCGCCCTCTTAGACAACACCGTCAAGGTCTTCTTCACCGACTCTCTAaagctcttcctcaatcttTACGGCCACAAGCTTCCTGTCCTCAATATGGACATTTCCTATGACAGCAAGCTCATTGTTACTTGTTCCGCGGACAAGACAGTCCGACTATGGGGTCTGGACTTTGGTGATTGCCACAAAGCATTCCTCGCCCATGAGGACAGTATCATGGCTGTCGCTTTCGTTCCAACCAACAAGGAGGGCAACGGCCACAACTTCTTCAGCGCGAGCAAGGACCGTGTCATCAAGTACTGGGATGGTGACAAATTTGAGCACATCCAGAAACTCCAAGGCCATCACGGTGAAATTTGGGCTCTGACTGTCAGCCATTCCGGCGAATTCATCGTCAGCGCTAGCCATGACAAGAGCATTCGTATTTGGCAACAGACAGATGAACAGCtcttcctggaagaagagcgcgAGAAAGAGCTCGAAGAGATGTACGATAACACTCTGACAGCGTCTCTAGagcaggacgaggatgcAGACGGCGAGAAGGCCGAGGCAGTCGATGCTGGGAAGCAGACCACTGAAACGCTCATGGCCGGTGAAAAGATCATGGAAGCTCTAGATTTGGGCATGGCAGACCTCGAGGTGATGCGGCAATGGCGCGCCGTCAAAGCCAGCCAGCCAAACGCGGCGCCACCGGCTCGCAACCCTCTCTACATGGCACTGGGTAACATCTCAGCCGAGCAACATGTGCTTAGTGTGGTCCAGAAGGtccctgctgctgcattGCAGGATGCTTTGCTCGTTCTGCCGTTCTCCAAAGTCCCTGCGCTTTTCACTTTCCTCAATATATGGGCCAACCGGGCCTGGAATATCCCTCTCACGTGCCGTGTTCTGTTCTTCATGCTGAAGACGCACCATCGTCAGATTATTGCCAGTAAGATGATGCGACCTATGCTGGATAGTATCCGGTCAACTCTGCGTCGAGTCCTTACCCGTCAAAAGGACGAGATGGGGTTCAACCTTTCTGCCTTGCAGATCATAGGCCAGCAAGTGCGGGAAGCAAGCACCAAGGACTACGTCGATGAGGAAACGTGGGAGCAGGAGCACCCACAGGTGGCGGGTACAGGCAAGAAGCGGGCATTTGTCCAAATTGCTTCTTAG
- a CDS encoding metalloendopeptidase WSS1, with protein MRELDPLVSEYQHDKHRPREAEALLMLRKIASLVKPIMRQRAWRVGTLCEFYPQQRNLLGLNINAGQKICLRLRYPSDERQFLPLEQVVDTMLHELCHIVHGPHNQQFHALWNQLRDEHEELVMKGYTGEGFLSQGKRLGGRSMPIDEARRVARAAAERRRTLAAGSGQRLGGAPVLRGTDMRRVIADAAQRRIDVTKGCASGADNSVELAEEASRNGFRTKAEEDDANERAIMEAYIDLIQEEERERYGPSYIPPSQEIPAGPRSAPSPPPVLENTRSTSSAEPQDPIDLTYDNASYEQPWTCPTCTLENPANFLCCDACASERPRPSATRSLSGPPATGSCRTDNHNKKKRPISQSASQTIFKNRTRAVETLAALDSSIAKRPLGWICQTCGTFMETEWWTCSNCGMMKQNS; from the exons ATGCGCGAACTAGATCCGCTGGTGTCTGAGTACCAACATGACAAACACCGTCCCAGAGAAGCAGAGGCTTTGCTGATGCTCCGGAAAATTGCTTCCCTAGTTAAACCGATTATGCGTCAGAGGGCTTGGAGAGTAGGGACACTGTGTGAATTCTACCCACAGCAACGAAATCTCTTGGGCTTGAATATCAACGCAGGCCAGAAAATATGTCTCCGTTTACGGTACCCCTCCGACGAGCGTCAATTCCTACCTTTGGAGCAGGTAGTTGATACGATGCTGCATGA ACTCTGTCATATTGTACATGGACCACATAATCAACAATTTCACGCCTTATGGAACCAGCTACGTGATGAGCATGAAGAGCTAGTCATGAAAGGCTACACCGGAGAGGGTTTCCTCTCCCAGGGCAAACGCTTGGGTGGTCGGAGCATGCCAATAGACGAGGCGCGCCGCGTAGCTAGAGCGGCTGCAGAGCGGAGACGGACCCTTGCAGCAGGATCAGGGCAGCGCCTTGGCGGTGCCCCGGTACTACGGGGAACAGATATGCGCAGAGTCATTGCTGATGCTGCGCAGAGGCGTATCGACGTGACCAAAGGCTGTGCCTCCGGTGCAGACAACAGCGTTGAGCTTGCAGAGGAAGCCTCCAGGAATGGGTTTCGCAccaaagccgaagaagatgacgcaAACGAACGGGCTATCATGGAAGCTTACATTGATTTGAtacaggaagaagaaagggagAGATATGGGCCTTCTTACATTCCTCCTTCCCAGGAGATTCCTGCCGGGCCTCGGTCAgctccttcccctcctcctgtCCTAGAAAACACCAGGTCTACTAGCTCGGCTGAGCCTCAGGACCCAATTGATCTCACCTATGACAATGCCTCTTACGAACAACCTTGGACATGTCCCACCTGCACTCTTGAGAACCCAGCCAACTTTCTGTGCTGTGATGCTTGTGCCTCGGAACGCCCAAGACCCTCAGCTACTAGATCATTATCTGGACCTCCGGCCACAGGATCTTGCAGAACAGACAATCACAATAAGAAGAAGCGCCCGATAAGCCAATCTGCCAGTCAGACTATCTTCAAGAACCGAACTAGGGCCGTGGAAACTCTCGCTGCCCTTGACAGCAGTATCGCCAAGCGACCCTTGGGCTGGATCTGTCAAACATGCGGCACATTCATGGAAACTGAATGGTGGACTTGTTCGAACTGCGGAATGATGAAGCAGAACTCATGA